From Polyangium spumosum, a single genomic window includes:
- a CDS encoding DUF6687 family protein — translation MAARDFQFVPMGERAPECAISCDGLVAGAAIDLSHWAKNRTPSAFKADTSVEIALRFVHEASPADAPSIVVNNHFDADGVLAVWSLLEPELAMAHAGLIVAAAEAGDFDEWPADVRGIWLNIAIRRMVTLKPEASAYPIALGALGELVRTLESREDLWGTSFSAICEAERRAQAGDVAAYSVGPIRVFHHGPGVPEVPGAVLAKLGSTAEGVKRLLLAFEEPDGSFRYRYELPRWAWADTVVRPVIRAPSRHVLAAGLGPEWAMKGVDFGMTALLRTTSPLHEGPREMAERLRTIDPFPA, via the coding sequence ATGGCTGCACGTGATTTCCAGTTCGTTCCCATGGGCGAGCGCGCGCCCGAATGCGCCATCTCCTGCGACGGGCTCGTGGCAGGCGCCGCCATCGATCTGAGCCACTGGGCGAAGAACCGGACGCCGTCGGCCTTCAAGGCCGACACCTCCGTCGAGATTGCGCTCCGGTTCGTCCACGAGGCCTCGCCCGCGGATGCGCCGTCCATCGTCGTGAACAACCATTTCGACGCGGATGGCGTGCTCGCCGTCTGGTCGCTGCTCGAACCGGAGCTCGCCATGGCGCACGCGGGGCTCATCGTCGCGGCGGCCGAGGCGGGGGATTTCGACGAGTGGCCGGCCGATGTCCGCGGCATCTGGCTGAACATCGCGATCCGGCGGATGGTCACGCTGAAGCCGGAGGCGAGCGCCTATCCGATCGCGCTCGGCGCGCTCGGCGAGCTCGTGCGCACCCTCGAGTCGCGCGAGGATCTCTGGGGGACGTCGTTCTCCGCGATCTGCGAGGCCGAACGGCGCGCGCAGGCCGGGGACGTGGCGGCGTATTCCGTCGGCCCGATCCGCGTCTTCCACCACGGCCCGGGCGTGCCCGAGGTGCCGGGCGCCGTGCTCGCGAAGCTCGGATCCACCGCGGAGGGCGTGAAGCGGCTCCTGCTCGCGTTCGAGGAGCCGGATGGCTCGTTCCGTTATCGGTACGAGCTGCCGCGCTGGGCCTGGGCCGATACGGTCGTGCGGCCCGTGATCCGCGCCCCGAGCCGCCATGTCCTCGCCGCGGGGCTCGGGCCGGAATGGGCGATGAAGGGCGTCGATTTCGGGATGACCGCGCTCCTGCGCACGACGTCACCGCTCCACGAGGGGCCCCGCGAGATGGCCGAGCGGCTGCGCACGATCGATCCGTTCCCGGCCTGA